One stretch of Toxoplasma gondii ME49 chromosome XI, whole genome shotgun sequence DNA includes these proteins:
- a CDS encoding Rab geranylgeranyl transferase type II beta subunit, putative (encoded by transcript TGME49_316270~Signal peptide predicted by SignalP 2.0 HMM (probability 0.624) with cleavage site probability 0.612 at residue 19), with amino-acid sequence MGGAYWALTTLWLLGNVFLKREKELCDWVLSSQHHAGGFAQGPGQDPHITSTHYALLLLVGMNKLHLVDTDKVAAWVKSLQTPAGGFKGDEWGECDTRFAYCGVASLTLIGQLDRKTAEGTALYVQRCRNSDGGFGWIPGGESHAASVFCCLAALALCESLGCVDKEQLALWLIERQVEGGGFNGRPEKAPDVCYSFWILASLCILGYMDWVDTKGLTEFILQAQDEEDGGIADRPGDVSDVFHTYFGTAALSLMQTVPGIHKVHPVLSLPCDVVRRSDLPQCVLWE; translated from the exons ATGGGGGGTGCCTACTGGGCTCTAACGACCTTATGGCTTCTAGGGAATG TGTTTttgaagcgagagaaggaactctGCGACTGGGTGTTGTCCAGCCAGCATCATGCAGGAGGATTCGCACAGGGGCCTGGACAGGACCCTCACATTACGAGCACGCACTACGCCCTTCTCCTGCTTGTTGGCATGAACAAGCTTCATCTGGTCGATACAGATAAAGTTGCGGCCTGGGTCAAAAGTTTACAGACTCCAGCGGGAGGATTCAAGGGGGATGAATGGGGAGAGTGTGACACACGTTTCGCCTACTGCGGTGTAGCTTCTCTCACGCTTATCGGTCAGCTCGACCGGAAAACAGCGGAAGGAACTGCGTTGTACGtgcagagatgcagaaatTCTGACGGAGGCTTCGGGTGGATACCTGGGGGAGAATCTCATGCCGCCTCTGTATTCTGCTGCCTGGCTGCTCTAGCTCTATGTGAGAGTCTTGGATGCGTCGATAAAGAGCAACTGGCTCTGTGGCTCATTGAAAGACAAGTGGAGGGCGGCGGATTCAATGGCCGTCCAGAAAAAGCACCCGATGTCTGTTACTCTTTCTGGATTCTTGCTTCTTTGTGTATTCTGGGATACATGGACTGGGTGGATACCAAAGGTCTGACGGAATTCATTCTCCAAGCTCAAGATGAGGAAGACGGTGGCATAGCAGATAGGCCAGGTGATGTCAGTGATGTGTTCCACACGTATTTCGGGACTGCCGCACTCAGTCTAATGCAGACAGTTCCGGGCATACACAAAGTACATCCGGTTCTGTCTCTACCTTGTGACGTTGTCAGGCGCTCTGATCTCCCACAGTGTGTCTTGTGGGAGTGA
- a CDS encoding transporter, major facilitator family protein (encoded by transcript TGME49_316280~Predicted trans-membrane domain (TMHMM2.0):127-150:218-241:263-286:305-328:347-365:368-391:407-430:461-484): MRSSSADESKSGAPLLGDQQDVENGAAAAEDPAQPAQRRKRFTCQELFWCPETGYQPGGRSAVLSTYTYAAVHGATDQLLPASFKSLEIDLRLSPVGLGTASSCSRIAHAIACPLWGLAIDCCGRRRMFASTALGWGLASALFFFVWMPWQVMPLMCFTGLFMAAMGPLSQKVLSEEVPAESRGTSFGTMHFFQSLGRIISLQAATSVSGLFILGAEGWRYAFAMCGLVSIVMAICLGLRVPDSAEQKRLQKSSGVKWFSPKELLYVLWNGSFWSMLLVGILNGIPRSALNFCTMWFQYCGITDWWSSFIVSASWIAAMFVAPFVGCLGDYASRLSRDHGRPLVAQISLILRSGLMAILLTCIPLQPSSFWIFLVLSVLIGFLAGWPGVGVNRPILSEIVKPQHRATVFALVSTCEGIGAALLGAPLVGFLSQTVFGYISVDHSHKLVALTDLQRQSNARALSRAMLCMTVGPWIANVLVYCILHKTYRKDRQLQTVFEDAPANAENRIDAAQQDVSCGDNRPQRYKSALS; this comes from the exons ATGAGATCTTCTTCGGCTGATGAGAGTAAGTCTGgtgctcctcttctcggtGACCAGCAAGATGTTGAAAAtggcgctgctgctgccgaGGATCCAGCGCAGCCAGCGCAAAGGAGGAAGCGATTCACGTGCCAGGAATTATTCTGGTGCCCGGAAACAGGCTACCAACCAGGTGGCCGATCAGCTGTTTTGTCGACGTATACATACGCCGCAGTCCATGGTGCCACTGACCAACTGTTGCCAGCCAGTTTCAAGTCGCTTGAGATTGACCTGAGACTTTCTCCAGTGGGACTAGGTACAGCATCGTCGTGCTCCCGTATAGCGCACGCCATAGCATGCCCACTCTGGGGTTTAGCAATTGACTGCTGCGGTCGTCGTCGAATGTTTGCATCTACTGCTCTTGGATGGGGGTTGGCCAgtgctctgtttttctttgtttggATGCCATGGCAAGTGATGCCGCTCATGTGCTTCACTGGCCTGTTCATGGCAGCCATGGGGCCCCTTTCCCAAAAGGTTTTGTCTGAAGAAGTTCCCGCCGAGAGTCGTGGAACGAGCTTCGGAACGATGCACTTCTTCCAGTCCTTGGGGCGAATCATATCTTTGCAGGCCGCAACTTCTGTCTCTGGCTTGTTTATTCTTGGCGCTGAAGGGTGGAGATACGCTTTCGCCATGTGTGGACTGGTATCTATAGTCATGGCTATCTGCCTGGGCCTGCGAGTACCAGATTCtgcagaacagaagagacttCAAAAATCTTCTGGAGTCAAATGGTTTTCGCCAAAGGAGCTTTTGTACGTTTTGTGGAACGGAAGCTTTTGGTCAATGCTCCTCGTG GGAATCCTAAATGGCATACCTCGGTCTGCTCTAAATTTCTGCACAATGTGGTTCCAATACTGCGGCATCACAGACTGGTGGTCTTCGTTCATCGTATCCGCCAGCTGGATCGCAGCGATGTTCGTTGCACCATTTGTTGGGTGCTTGGGCGATTATgcttcgcgtctttctcgtgACCACGGTCGACCACTTGTGGCGCAGATTTCCCTCATTCTTCGCTCCGGGCTTATGGCCATCTTGTTGACCTGCATCCCACTACAACCATCGTCGTTTTGGATTTTCCTGGTACTATCGGTCCTTATCGGCTTCCTCGCAGGGTGGCCAGGCGTAGGGGTGAACAGGCCGATATTATCAGAAATAGTAAAACCCCAGCACCGAGCGACGGTTTTTGCGTTA GTGTCGACATGCGAAGGAATTGGAGCTGCGCTTCTTGGGGCACCGCTGGTCGGTTTTCTGAGTCAGACGGTCTTCGGGTATATCAGTGTGGATCACTCGCACAAGCTCGTTGCGTTGACTGACCTTCAGCGTCAGAGCAACGCTAGGGCCTTGTCCAGAGCAATGCTTTGCATGACCGTTGGGCCGTGGATTGCGAATGTGCTGGTCTACTGCATTCTCCACAAGACGTACAGAAAAGATAGACAGCTGCAAACTGTATTCGAAG ATGCTCCAGCGAATGCCGAAAACAGGATTGATGCGGCCCAGCAGGATGTTTCGTGTGGAGACAACCGACCACAACGATATAAAAGTGCGCTATCGTAG
- a CDS encoding hypothetical protein (encoded by transcript TGME49_316290~Signal peptide predicted by SignalP 2.0 HMM (probability 0.989) with cleavage site probability 0.731 at residue 25), producing the protein MKTTIFLIDFLGVLSFWLLFVAGQGAETGRTDYVPPVPLEEAKPVTNAADGAGCCAVASDASKTQAEAEKELAKTLKNLVETRDSANTVRIKNAIAKLVTQQQAERLVSKAVEAKAKKDAEVAEAEVQALEKELAALCEAHTKSEQKAAQLDEQLLKTKEVAIEKAHKLSKSVEAELDFVKREVQQIQSALPKFRTQDAEAERKVHQATADIQLDGVAAAVKEVEAPSQVETAQLQTERAVAEEQTAETDTQGSGKSSFISVHKRKHRKHAGKLTP; encoded by the exons ATGAAGACCACCATATTTTTGATTGATTTCCTAGGTGTTTTGTCCTTCTGGTTACTCTTCGTAGCAGGCCAAGGGGCAGAGACTGGCAGGACCGACTACGTCCCTCCTGTGCCACTTGAGGAAGCTAAGCCGGTCACAAACGCCGCAGATGGAGCAGGCTGCTGTGCTGTTGCATCGGATGCTTCCAAAACTCAA GCGGAAGCTGAAAAAGAACTCG CAAAAACTCTCAAAAACCTGGTCGAGACAAGAGATTCCGCGAACACTGTACGCATCAAGAATGCAATAGCGAAGCTTGTGACACAACAGCAGGCAGAGCGACTGGTTTCCAAAGCTGTGGAGGCTAAGGCCAAAAAGGATGCCGAGGTTGCCGAGGCG GAAGTCCAAGCCCTCGAAAAGGAACTAGCTGCTCTGTGCGAAGCTCATACGAAATCCGAGCAAAAAGCCGCCCAGTTAGACGAGCAACTGCTGAAGACCAAGGAAGTCGCGATTGAAAAGGCGCACAAACTAAGCAAAAGCGTAGAGGCCGAGCTG GATTttgtgaagagagaagtgcAACAGATACAG TCGGCGCTACCTAAATTTCGTACACAAGATGCTGAAGCTGAG AGGAAGGTACACCAGGCCACCGCGGATATACAGTTAGACGGAGTGGCAGCAGCCGTAAAGGAAGTGGAAGCTCCCTCTCAGGTGGAGACGGCACAGttgcagacagaaagagcaGTAGCTGAGGAGCAGACGGCAGAG ACAGACACTCAAGGAAGTGGGAAGAGCTCATTTATTTCTGTGCACAAGAGGAAGCACAGGAAACACGCTGGAAAGCTGACACCATGA
- a CDS encoding ATP-dependent DNA helicase, RecQ family protein (encoded by transcript TGME49_316300): MERIGSAGLSLVDPDCIIIEDDTSSRGSAAVEEQRAASAGEGADQAKASLAEDQIREDAIVADSARADHGVAIKERLREVSQRLEDVEAQIAMLKTERMQLREEEADLTAQLKRNRLGSTARCTSDSEKQTSLEPDWSSRDFPWTSALETAALRFFGIRDFRFNQREVMNTILSSHDALLIMPTGGGKSLCFQLPALIDGAASRLTLIVSPLLSLMADQVAALRALRLHAFYLSATSSKDEKDEASRVLKRLEGKAAASQSQKGQKTENRSAVSPDRSSENLGAVFVYVTPERIAKSKKLMSQLEKIHAAKNLGLIVVDEAHCASQWGHSFRQDYRQLILLKTQFPRVPLLALTATATPPVVDDIKKMLHIPYSRVFRSHTNRANLFYHVVHKPKTSEEQIRLIADFIKAFNGQSGILYCLSRKEAETLCVALKRDFRISCAFYHGDLDANSRLEIHRQWSTGYISVVVATVAFGMGINKADVRFVVHHSLPKSLDNYYQETGRAGRDGSPAHCLLLYRPSDVSRQSVMVYWEPSGLRLLYEMVRFCSGLEPLRSGTWSGRRCRREAICAHFGDAAVSCERMCDQCEISKHKAAVKTVPVGTGRSQPDAGDVDVGSLREAVGIMLRVLEDADKKEKQADAGKMTLLQLQTEWKKKLKRKDFGSPSFPADADVLQAILINAICLDYLSETFAHTPYSTNSYLQLNPKARRCLCQLQSQSVDEVFRDIDTRILAGSPGLLTSWTDCGPVTWSKSHSTSLLPQTGRKRDREETEDGDCGGSLKRNDLQSSSCSEYAGVIRTTLEQFALNMGRQKGVYASCVLGNNEIERLCFRLCCEQPDATHETHGEAEDRNEEKGVGSFIRIEKDNMRKSPESWSASGSWVAILQAVALGSSVELPPAEVILGPVLVARKIELYGDDIVRSCIQSLRRQPSKG, from the exons ATGGAGAGAATAGGATCTGCAGGTTTGTCTCTTGTTGACCCCGACTGTATCATAATTGAAGATGATACCAGCTCCAGGGGGTCGGCAGCAGTGGAAGAACAACGCGCTGCTTCCGCTGGCGAGGGGGCCGACCAAGCGAAAGCTTCTCTGGCCGAAGACCAAATTAGAGAAGACGCGATAGTCGCCGATTCTGCGCGAGCAGATCATGGAGTAGCGATCAAGGAACGTCTCCGAGAGGTCAGCCAGCGGCTCGAAGACGTGGAGGCCCAAATTGCCATGCTCAAGACAGAGCGTATGCAActgagggaagaagaggcggaccTAACAGCGCAGCTCAAGCGAAATCGTCTTGGTAGTACAGCACGGTGTACCTCCGATTCTGAGAAACAGACTTCTCTCGAGCCAGACTGGTCTTCGCGAGACTTTCCGTGGACATCTGCACTGGAAACGGCCGCGCTTCGGTTCTTTGGAATCCGAGATTTTCGGTTCAATCAGAGGGAAGTGATGAACACGATTCTCTCGTCTCATGACGCCCTTCTTATCATGCCAACAGGAGGAGGGAAAAGTCTCTGCTTCCAACTACCCGCTCTGATTGATGGCGCTGCCAGCCGCCTGACGCTCATTGTTTCTCCCCTGCTGTCTCTCATGGCCGACCAG GTTGCCGCTTTGCGGGCACTGAGGCTCCACGCGTTTTACTTGTCAGCAACGAGTTCGAAggacgaaaaagacgaagcaaGTAGAGTGCTGAAGCGGCTGGAGGGAAAGGCTGCTGCGTCCCAGTCACAGAAGgggcagaaaacagagaatcGGAGCGCCGTCTCACCTGATCGGTCTTCAGAGAATCTAGGGGCTGTGTTCGTATACGTGACTCCGGAGCGAATAGCCAAGAGCAAGAAGCTGATGTCTCAGCTGGAGAAAATTCACGCGGCAAAAAACCTTGGTTTGATTGTCGTTGACGAAGCCCACTGCGCATCTCAA TGGGGGCACTCCTTTCGACAGGATTATCGGCAGCTGATTTTGCTGAAGACACAGTTCCCACGGGTGCCTTTGTTGGCACTCACCGCGACAGCAACGCCTCCAGTCGTAGATGACATTAAAAAAATGTTGCATATACCGTATAGCCGAGTGTTTCGATCACACACAAACCGGGCGAATCTGTTCTACCACGTCGTCCACAAACCAAAGACAAGCGAGGAGCAAATTCGGCTCATTGCGGACTTCATCAAGGCCTTCAACGGACAGTCAGGAATCCTCTACTGCCTTTCGcgaaaagaggcagaaacgctCTGTGTGGCGCTGAAACGCGACTTCCGCATATCGTGCGCCTTCTACCATGGTGACCTCGATGCCAACAGTCGTCTCGAG ATCCACAGACAGTGGTCAACAGGATACATCTCTGTCGTCGTCGCGACCGTTGCTTTTGGCATGGGCATCAACAAAGCGGACGTACGATTCGTTGTCCACCACTCCCTGCCAAAGTCATTAGACAACTACTACCAAGAAACTGGAAGGGCCGGACGGGATGGAAGCCCGGCCCACTGCCTTTTGCTCTATCGTCCGTCCGATGTCAGCAGGCAGTCTGTGATGGTTTACTGGGAACCTTCTGGGCTGCGACTGCTCTACGAAATGGTCCGCTTCTGTTCGGGCCTCGAGCCGCTCAGAAGTGGCACTTGGAGTGGTCGGCGCTGCCGGAGAGAAGCCATCTGCGCACACTTTGGAGACGCCGCTGTTTCTTGCGAAAGAATGTGTGACCAGTGTGAGATATCGAAACACAAGGCAGCGGTGAAGACAGTTCCCGTAGGAACAGGACGAAGCCAGCCTGACGCTGGAGATGTCGACGTAGGCTCTCTACGGGAGGCAGTCGGAATCATGCTTCGCGTGCTTGAAGATGCtgacaagaaagaaaaacaggctGACGCTGGAAAGATGACCCTGCTGCAGTTACAAACtgagtggaagaaaaaatTGAAGCGCAAAGACTTCGGATCTCCCTCGTTCCCGGCAGATGCCGACGTCCTTCAGGCTATCTTGATCAATGCAATATGTCTTGACTACCTTTCGGAAACGTTCGCTCACACGCCATATAGCACTAATTCTTACCTGCAGCTCAACCCAAAAGCTCGACGGTGCCTCTGCCAATTACAATCGCAGAGTGTCGACGAGGTATTTCGTGATATTGACACCCGCATCTTGGCTGGAAGTCCTGGTTTGTTAACCAGCTGGACCGACTGCGGTCCTGTTACGTGGTCAAAAAGTCATTCGACGAGTTTGTTGCCACAAACAGGTCGTAAACGGGACAGGGAGGAGACCGAAGACGGAGATTGTGGTGGCTCGCTGAAGAGAAATGACTTACAATCCAGTAGCTGCTCGGAGTACGCAGGAGTCATACGAACCACTCTCGAGCAGTTTGCGTTGAATATGGGTCGCCAGAAAGGTGTTTACGCATCGTGTGTTCTGGGAAACAACGAAATCGAACGGCTTTGTTTTCGCCTCTGCTGTGAACAACCGGACGCCACTCATGAGACCcacggagaggcagaagatcgcaacgaagaaaaaggtgTGGGATCTTTCATACGCATAGAAAAAGATAACATGCGTAAGAGCCCAGAGAGCTGGAGTGCCTCTGGAAGCTGGGTGGCAATTTTGCAGGCCGTCGCATTAGGAAGCTCAGTGGAGCTGCCGCCGGCGGAAGTGATACTTGGGCCAGTGCTCGTGGCAAGAAAGATCGAGCTCTATGGCGACGACATTGTCCGTTCTTGTATTCAGTCTTTGCGAAGACAACCAAGTAAGGGCTGA